CGTCTTTTAGCCGAATTTCATTTACAATACATTTAGTAGGAATATGAACAAAATAGATGTAATCAATAACATGAGGTTAATTTAATCTGTGATGGGTATTGCACGATAATATGTTGGTCTGAAAAGTTTCTCGATCGGAACTTCAAGGAAATCAGCTATTTTTTTAGCTTTATTGTCTTTCAGACTCCTTCTTCCAATTTCAACATCATATAATGTGCCGATTGGAATTTTAGCGCCTTTGGAAACTTCCTTAATACTTAAACCTTTGGATTCCCTGTATTCTCGTACAACGGTTTTGTTTTCATGTGACGCTAGCATTTTTTCACCTTCCCTTCCCTTAATTACATTGTATTCGGCTTAAAGCCAAAAGTCAACACGAAACGAATAATTTTTATTCAAAAACGCAATTTTATTTTAAAATCCATGCAAAGGAGTTTAATTATGACCAATACATTTCTAGGACAAAACCTTAAACATCTCAGAAACTCACAAAAGCTAACTCAAAAAGAGCTAGCTTCCAAAATTGATATCTCTTATTATGCTTATAACAATTGGGAAAATGATTTAAGGGAACCAGATTTGCTATCTTTAAAAAAGTTTTCTATTTACTATGACCTTCTTATTGATGAATTAGTTAATACACAAATAATTTCATCAGATTCTATAGAAATACAAAATCAAAAACTAGATATGATAAAA
The Bacillus toyonensis BCT-7112 DNA segment above includes these coding regions:
- a CDS encoding helix-turn-helix domain-containing protein, which codes for MLASHENKTVVREYRESKGLSIKEVSKGAKIPIGTLYDVEIGRRSLKDNKAKKIADFLEVPIEKLFRPTYYRAIPITD